TTGATCATGAACTGATTCACCAGATCCCACTTCTCGGCTGCCTGACGGTAGCCTTCGGCCGCCCGGGAGAGAGCAGGCGCCGGACCTTCGCGCTCCAGCAGCTGCAGGAACTGGCTGAACCGGATTCGGCTGATCGGCAGGGCGTTGGCATAGATTTTGAAGGCTGAACTGGCTTCAGGTGAGTTATCAGGCTGTATCCCGGTCTCCAGATAGGCCTGGGCATACGCTCTGAGCTGGACGCCCACCTGATCCGGACGAATCTGCGGGGCTGGGCTGGTAAGCACCTCTTGAAGAATCGTCTGCCAATCTGAGCAGGAGCGGGAGGTTTCGCACCGCCCGAATAAGGCATAGAAATGACAGGCCCCTTCAAGGATGCTGAAATCCACCGCCTCAAGGTCCCTTCCATAGTAAGCATCTGTCAGATAGATCAGGTTCTTCTCCCGGTCCAGACCTACTGCAAGACAGGCATGACTCGTATGCAGCATACGGTAGGCCACACACCAGGGACAGTCATACGAATCGAAGCCGACCAGAACCGGCATGCCTGAGGACAGCTGATTCTCCAGCAAGTCAAGCATGTAGCTTCTATCCATTGCCGGTTCAGTCCGTTCGATATAACTGAAGGTAAGGCCATGGTATGCAGACAAATAGCCGGTATTGATCCGGGGCAGACGTATCCGTTCAATCAGCGGCTGATCCGGGGCTTGCGGCTCATCCAGGTACATCTGCCAGGCATCGCCGTACATGCCTTTGCTGTCCAGTCCCTGCCACTGCGCTACAGACTGGATGCAGTCATCAATACAGCTGCGCAGCTTAGGGTATGGGGTACTCTTAACAGGAGCAATGTTCAACACTGCTCATCATCTCCTTTGCCGAGCAGAAGTGGCTGTGCAGCCGGTCGCGATAAGAAGCTGGAGTCATGCCGCTGAATTCGCGGAAGAGCCGGTAGAAATATTTCATGTCGTAAATGCCGACCTCAAGGGCTACGGACTGTACGCCAAGCTTGGTGAACAAGAGCAGGAGGCAGCTGTATTTCATCCGGATTTCCTGGAAGATCTGGATGTAGGACCTGCCGGTCTTATTCTTGAGCAACCGCTGGAACTGGCGGGAGCTCATCGCAAGCTGGCGGCTCATCTCATTCAGTGTGATCCGCTCACTATAGTTACTGATCATATATAAGAGGACATCATGCAGCGGGTCATACTGAGTCCCCGGGCGTTCGGAGAAGGGAAGGTCTGCAGCGGGCATAATCAGTTTCGCCAGCTCAAGCAGAGGCGGGTATAGCCGCTGCTCATCTATGGGCAGGCCAGGGTTTAGCATCGCGTGCAGCCGCCCGAGCAGAAAGAGGATTTCCTTGTTCTTCTCCCTGTATCCGAACCATTGCCGCACCTCCAAAAGCTTCAGCAGCGGCAAGAGAACCTCTTCGGACAAGGGCCCGGGCAGCTCTCTAAGCACCTTGTCAAGTCCGGGCCTGACCATACAATTCAGGATCAGCAGCGGCTCGGTACCGCTCAGATCCTGCGGATGAAAGACATGGGATATCCCCGGCGGAATCACTATCACATCCCCCTGCGTTACCTGCATTTTATCCTCACCAGCCAGATGAATGCCTGTCCCTTGAACCACGTAGGCCAGCTCTACGAAGTCGTGCTGATGACGAACGGAAGTGAACGTTTTTTGAGTCAGGAGCATCTGTACGGGTGAACAGGAGTCGAATAAATAATCCCCCGTGAATACCGGAAAAGCTTCCATAAACAAACCTCCGTTTC
The sequence above is a segment of the Paenibacillus sp. FSL R7-0204 genome. Coding sequences within it:
- a CDS encoding AraC family transcriptional regulator, producing MEAFPVFTGDYLFDSCSPVQMLLTQKTFTSVRHQHDFVELAYVVQGTGIHLAGEDKMQVTQGDVIVIPPGISHVFHPQDLSGTEPLLILNCMVRPGLDKVLRELPGPLSEEVLLPLLKLLEVRQWFGYREKNKEILFLLGRLHAMLNPGLPIDEQRLYPPLLELAKLIMPAADLPFSERPGTQYDPLHDVLLYMISNYSERITLNEMSRQLAMSSRQFQRLLKNKTGRSYIQIFQEIRMKYSCLLLLFTKLGVQSVALEVGIYDMKYFYRLFREFSGMTPASYRDRLHSHFCSAKEMMSSVEHCSC